A portion of the Melitaea cinxia chromosome 1, ilMelCinx1.1, whole genome shotgun sequence genome contains these proteins:
- the LOC123655750 gene encoding uncharacterized protein LOC123655750, translating to MGKITNRRSRTPNWSLEEKQFLLELIKDHKKIVVTKNNNGPNHSEEKDVVWNEILRQLIAKFGTKFSGFSIKKVKTQWQNMKRIAREEITLNGAAFQQYTKQSLEVCNILDLIKNDNVKNENEPIISTDIVIKSENIDEDLNQPSCSGINTISPENSNEKTNKTTPIESSRSSTSEHTDVINIDNETLDDTNKKESSFDTTKNSCFEDNVLSSFPFHRELQEFLKLKATEKQIKMESLKEERQIVRAMRETAELNKIIAEQKLKHFLWIKKQEMEMYSGEPGSGAGKGGGGGGAIREAGGAFGKMEAVREDEYFYKKQKEQLANIKGHLDKEIAFHQEQIKRHEDAIRRHKEQMAEMNNK from the exons ATGGGTAAAATAACCAACAGAAGATCGAGGACACCCAACTGGTCACTCGAAGAGAAGCAATTTTTGCTGGAATTAATAAAGGATcacaaaaaaatagttgttactAAGAACAATAATGGTCCCAACCATTCAGAAGAAAAAGACGTGGTGTGGAATGAAATATTGAGGCAATTGATTGCTAAGTTTGGTACTAAATTTTCGGGTTTctctataaaaaaagttaaaacgcAATGGCAGAATATGAAACGTATAGCCCGCGAAGAAATTACTCTTAACGGCGCAGCGTTTCAACAATACACAAAACAATCTTTGGAAGTGTGTAACATTTTAGACTTAATTAAAAACGACaatgttaaaaatgaaaacgaGCCTATTATAAGCACTGATATCGTAATTAAGAGCGAAAACATTGACGA AGATTTGAACCAACCCAGTTGTAGCGGTATTAACACAATATCTCCCGAAAATTCTAATGAGAAAACTAATAAAACAACTCCCATAGAATCTTCCAGATCATCTACTTCGGAACATACAGacgtaataaatattgataatgaAACACTtgatgatacaaataaaaaggaGTCTTCCTTCGATACCACAAAAAACTCGTGCTTTGAAGATAATGTTTTAAGCTCATTTCCTTTCCATAGAGAACTTCAAGAATTTCtaaa GCTAAAAGcaacagaaaaacaaataaagatgGAATCATTAAAAGAAGAACGTCAAATTGTAAGAGCTATGAGAGAAACAgcagaattaaataaaattatagcagAACAAAAACTTAAACATTTCCTGTGGATAAAAAAGCAGGAAATGGA gaTGTATTCTGGTGAACCAGGCTCTGGAGCTGGAAAGGGAGGTGGCGGTGGCGGTGCCATACGTGAAGCTGGTGGTGCTTTCGGCAAGATGGAAGCGGTTAGAGAAGATGAATATTTCTACAAGAAG cAAAAGGAGCAGTTAGCCAACATTAAAGGGCACTTGGACAAGGAAATTGCCTTCCATCAAGAGCAAATCAAGCGTCACGAAGATGCCATCAGACGTCACAAGGAGCAAATGGCTGAAATGAACAACAAATGA